The Rhodohalobacter sp. SW132 genomic sequence GGTGGTTAATGGCATTCCTGAAAGCGAAATATTTGTATTCATTTAACTCTAAATCAACGCCATCATGCCCGATTATAAAACACCCGGTGTCTATATTGAAGAGATCTCAACTCTGCCGGCTTCCGTTGCAGCTGTCGCCACCGCCATCCCTGCATTTGTAGGCTACACACAAAAAAAAGAACGAAATGGGGAGACCATTCCAGACAATACTCCTGTCCGTATCACTTCGATGCTGGAATACCATGAAATATTTGGCATGCCGTTCGATGAGCAGTTTGCTATCACGCTTACACCCAATCCCGATGATCTGGATATCACAGATATTTCGATACCTGATCCATCAGGAATGTCGCCCTACCTGCTTTATTACCAGCTGCAGATGTTTTATGCGAATGGCGGCGGCCCCTGCCATGTAGTTTCAGTAGGAACATACGTAGATGCTCCCGCATCGTCATCCGACATAAGCGTGGGAGACCTGGAGGGGGGAATCACCGCATTGGAACAGGAAGATGAGCCAACTTTGCTGGTCGTTCCGGAGGCTGTTCACTTAGATTCAACCGACCGAACAGCCATTCATAATCAATTGCTGGCTCAGTGCAATAAACTGCAGGACCGGTTTGCCATTATGGATGTTTTGGCTAACCCCGACACCAATACCGTAGAGGAAGATGCTGCCGCATTCCGTGATGAGGTGGGTACAAGCAATCTGAAGTATGGAGCGTCCTACTATCCTTCGCTTAAAACCAGCCTGAATTACTATTACAAAGATGCTTCTGTGCTGATAACCGATGATCGTCCCGATGGACCGTATCATTTGAGCTCGTTGAGGGTAATTGGTGAAGGGGCCAATTACGCAATTGGGCAGATTTCATTTGCCGGCAATGATGTTGTCGGCGATATATTTGACATTGATGGTGAAACATTTGAAGCGGTAGCATCTGAAGGGGATGACCCGGTTACCGGTGATTACGGTTTTGTGCGAGGATCCGGCCCGGCTACAACCGCAGCAAGCCTTCTGGAAGC encodes the following:
- a CDS encoding phage tail sheath C-terminal domain-containing protein, translated to MPDYKTPGVYIEEISTLPASVAAVATAIPAFVGYTQKKERNGETIPDNTPVRITSMLEYHEIFGMPFDEQFAITLTPNPDDLDITDISIPDPSGMSPYLLYYQLQMFYANGGGPCHVVSVGTYVDAPASSSDISVGDLEGGITALEQEDEPTLLVVPEAVHLDSTDRTAIHNQLLAQCNKLQDRFAIMDVLANPDTNTVEEDAAAFRDEVGTSNLKYGASYYPSLKTSLNYYYKDASVLITDDRPDGPYHLSSLRVIGEGANYAIGQISFAGNDVVGDIFDIDGETFEAVASEGDDPVTGDYGFVRGSGPATTAASLLEAIQAAGNDNYTAERSSEIITLTATAEGTAGADIVLTYTDNGGGEGSVSGDDTFDIIDPDKTLYNRIKKKLERPVELYPSGAMAGIYARVDRQRGVWKAPANVSVNRVREPGLPISSQDQEGLNIDANSGKSINAIRQFAGKGTLVWGARTLAGNDNEWRYIPVRRLFIFIEESIEKATEFVVFEPNDAKTWLRVKSMIENFLAKLWRDGALAGATPDEAFFVKVGLGQTMPPLDILEGRMNIEVGLSAVRPAEFIILKFSHKLQES